In Horticoccus luteus, the following proteins share a genomic window:
- a CDS encoding LysR family transcriptional regulator: MLEKLRLFLVVLEEGSLRRAADRLHLSQSAITRQLQLLEHDLGGRVLERSSSGVRPTNGGNALAERAKTLLADYDSSMAEVRRLVRGENERLRIGYIASATQEYLGPALAALRRAHPRLKIKMLDQTPGEMINALRQGEIDLALTLHGVDLLSRDFYARKLATVRSLVALPASHRLAAERQVSLSQLRDEIFIRGSDDVVPGYNQRIVQFCRTHGGFRPRLVTIASATGLVESLALAANEDAISIQPAFISHLNVPNAVLVPIADAGATWDLFVVWQRGKVASPLRTLLSELNLSPGK, from the coding sequence ATGCTGGAAAAGCTTCGCTTGTTCCTGGTGGTGCTCGAGGAAGGCAGCCTGCGTCGGGCGGCTGACCGTCTGCACCTTTCCCAGTCCGCCATCACGCGACAACTGCAACTGCTCGAACACGATCTCGGCGGGCGCGTGTTGGAACGAAGCTCATCCGGGGTGCGTCCCACCAACGGAGGAAACGCGCTGGCCGAAAGGGCCAAAACGCTGCTCGCAGATTATGATTCCAGCATGGCCGAAGTCCGCCGGCTGGTGCGCGGCGAAAATGAACGGTTGCGCATCGGCTACATCGCGTCGGCGACGCAGGAATATCTTGGACCGGCTCTGGCCGCGCTGCGGCGCGCTCATCCGAGGCTGAAAATCAAGATGCTCGATCAAACGCCCGGCGAGATGATCAACGCGTTGCGCCAAGGGGAAATCGACCTGGCGTTGACGTTGCACGGCGTGGACCTGCTCTCGCGTGATTTTTATGCCCGTAAATTGGCGACGGTTCGGAGTCTGGTGGCGCTTCCTGCCAGCCATCGGCTCGCGGCCGAAAGGCAGGTGTCCCTTTCACAGTTGAGAGATGAAATTTTCATTCGGGGATCGGACGACGTGGTGCCGGGCTACAACCAAAGGATCGTTCAGTTCTGCCGCACCCATGGCGGCTTCCGGCCCCGCCTGGTCACGATTGCCAGCGCCACGGGTCTGGTGGAGTCACTCGCACTGGCGGCGAATGAAGACGCGATTTCAATTCAACCCGCCTTCATTTCCCACCTCAACGTTCCGAATGCGGTGTTGGTTCCCATCGCTGACGCCGGTGCCACTTGGGATTTGTTCGTTGTCTGGCAGCGGGGCAAAGTGGCCAGCCCATTGCGGACCTTGTTGAGCGAGCTTAACCTCAGTCCCGGTAAATAA
- a CDS encoding RNA polymerase sigma factor, which translates to MTALPPRPDPSPQPRGEFASTQWSVVLAARGQPDQRRAALEQLCRQYWLPIYGYLRRRDHSPADAEDLTQGFFAHLLASDFLTRPDPERGRFRGYLIGALKQFVGHARTQANALKRGGGFAFVDLDHLEAEERFAAIDQPQLDPSAAYELSWAITLLGSALRRLEDEQTAAGRRAIFEVLKPFLHATPARGDFEHAATTLQTSRATVAVWLHRLHQRLGELVKLEVAATLENPADAAQELRHLLQVLHG; encoded by the coding sequence ATGACCGCGCTTCCACCCCGGCCCGATCCTTCGCCCCAGCCCCGCGGCGAATTCGCCTCGACCCAATGGAGCGTCGTCCTGGCCGCCCGCGGCCAGCCTGATCAACGCCGCGCCGCACTCGAACAATTGTGCCGCCAATACTGGCTGCCGATCTACGGCTACCTCCGCCGCCGCGATCACTCGCCCGCCGACGCCGAGGATCTCACCCAGGGCTTTTTCGCCCACCTGCTCGCCAGCGATTTTCTCACCCGGCCCGACCCCGAGCGCGGCCGCTTTCGCGGCTACCTCATCGGCGCGTTGAAACAGTTCGTCGGCCACGCCCGCACGCAGGCCAATGCCCTGAAACGCGGCGGCGGTTTCGCCTTCGTCGACCTCGACCACCTCGAAGCCGAGGAACGCTTCGCCGCGATCGACCAGCCGCAGCTCGACCCCAGCGCCGCCTACGAGCTCTCGTGGGCGATCACGCTGCTCGGCTCCGCGCTGCGCCGGCTCGAAGACGAACAAACCGCCGCCGGCCGCCGCGCGATCTTCGAGGTGCTGAAACCGTTCCTGCACGCGACGCCCGCGCGGGGCGATTTCGAACACGCCGCCACCACCCTCCAAACCTCGCGCGCCACCGTCGCCGTCTGGCTCCACCGCCTCCATCAACGCCTCGGCGAGCTCGTGAAACTCGAGGTCGCCGCCACGTTGGAAAACCCCGCCGACGCCGCCCAGGAGCTCCGCCACCTCCTCCAAGTTCTCCATGGCTGA
- a CDS encoding pentapeptide repeat-containing protein, protein MAHAQSLAQNTDFSHTDFSHLDLSGQNASYSKFIQADFTGADLHGAILFSTDLTGASFHDANVADVMFSGATLTGADLRNANVAQAISATQLLSAQDITGVNLSGNDLSGFNFYYRSLSGANLSSANLTSASLRSVSLQNANLAGATLTSADLTLADLRNADAAQSITATQLASASSFTGANLSGNHFASANLASFDLTDTVLVSTDFSSATLTATTFRRANLAGANLAGADLSGANLVSANVTGATFTGANLSGADFRSSTSATAITDVQLATAADVTRINLAGNDLNYDRFDSLNLNGANFSYAGLQWATFRSSDLRNVDFTNANLTHAYLGGSDLRGAIISVAQLRSTGWDWSSLNLSGRNWRYEDLHGLSLSYSDLSANNMADTDLTGTDLSSANLTNASLYGANLTNANFSGANLNGADLRAYYGQTNGISATQLYYAASFVGANLAYTNLANGYFSNRNFSSADLNHVNFTGADLSRSTFAGADLTGTNFTNASLFRASVTTYLLTSADFTGANLSQATLGDANRTDGFIYNGLLALTSDTTTLASAGRASLGYLTTLSYGSTLSAAHGIELPASRQLTGSGTIATPNTLVDASVIDGTVQGSAYAPLVFTGYLRGDGLYKGSVTFTGTLALSGTTDNLPGSANAIRLNGATLFASANATTAHPLAIDDAGASLVTAADATLTLSGVISGAGGLTVSGSGTTVLGGNNSYAGGTTLTGGTTEIASDTALGLSWNSYGAVTFDGGTLHTTASFTSARSLILDTDGGTFDVAADTTLTWNGGIDGTGSLTKIGTGTLLLGGAGTYTGDTFVEFGTVRLIAPAAFNEHTTIHVSPGATFDTNGYSASGGASGGGTINISAGGFTHNGADETFAGSFVGSGGLTVDGAGTFALTGENTYTGTTTVNHGTLELADGGSISHPDSALTLGTLSAHDGTVRIVSGSLTAGGAYASVIGAAGTGTLIVDGHSSAATFNGALTLGGSPSGNGSITVSDGGSVTSAGTTIGEQGHGSLTITGANSLWSDTHSTIGYGGAGEMTVSDGGTFSATGPVFIGGWQSKGTVTVTGAHSFFSSDTLNVGSWSEGSLVITDGGSVSTTGTTTLGENNNGSLTVSAGGSFSSAQLALGSQSGSSGVLNIGAPVGSPAAAAGTVTIGSVIAGDGSSLLNFNHTDAAFSFSTALNTNVRVVQNGPGTTILTATGYSDYFYYGSLTVNAGTLRLENSLRYSSATVNDGGTFGGNGTVYRLTVNAGGTVSPGASPGTLHAGNTTLAGDSTFRFEINDANGEAGTNSDLLAITGTLTFTATIDHPFNFELVSLTSGNAPGLLANFNPAQNYTYTVATATAGILGFNGDAISLDRANFANAASGTWSLSLGNDSHNLNLSYTAAAIPEPSTYAALLGALTLALAAWRKRRAL, encoded by the coding sequence ATGGCCCACGCCCAGTCGCTCGCGCAAAACACTGATTTCTCCCACACGGATTTCTCGCACCTCGATCTCTCCGGTCAAAACGCCTCCTACTCGAAGTTCATCCAGGCCGACTTCACCGGCGCCGATCTTCACGGCGCGATTCTATTTTCCACCGACCTCACCGGCGCGTCGTTCCACGACGCCAACGTCGCCGATGTCATGTTTTCCGGCGCCACGTTGACGGGCGCTGACTTGCGCAACGCCAACGTCGCCCAAGCCATCAGCGCCACGCAACTCCTCTCTGCGCAGGACATCACGGGCGTGAACCTGAGCGGCAACGACCTCAGCGGTTTTAACTTCTACTATCGCTCCCTCTCAGGGGCGAACCTCTCCAGCGCCAACCTCACCTCCGCCTCGTTGCGCAGCGTCAGCCTGCAAAACGCCAACCTCGCCGGCGCCACGCTCACCTCCGCCGACCTCACGCTCGCCGATCTGCGCAATGCCGATGCCGCCCAATCCATCACCGCGACCCAGCTCGCCAGCGCCAGCTCCTTCACCGGCGCCAACCTCAGCGGCAACCACTTCGCCAGCGCCAACCTCGCCAGCTTCGATCTGACCGACACCGTCCTCGTCTCGACCGATTTCTCTTCCGCCACCCTTACGGCCACGACTTTCCGCCGCGCCAACCTCGCCGGCGCCAACCTCGCCGGCGCCGATCTCAGCGGCGCCAATCTCGTCTCCGCCAACGTCACCGGGGCCACCTTCACGGGCGCCAACCTCAGCGGGGCCGACTTCCGTTCCTCCACCAGTGCCACCGCGATCACCGACGTCCAACTCGCCACCGCGGCCGACGTTACCCGCATCAATTTGGCGGGTAATGACCTCAATTACGACCGCTTCGACTCCCTCAATCTCAACGGGGCGAACTTCTCCTACGCCGGCCTCCAATGGGCCACGTTTCGTTCCAGCGATCTGCGCAACGTCGATTTCACCAATGCCAACCTCACCCACGCCTATCTCGGCGGCAGCGATCTCCGCGGCGCGATCATCTCCGTCGCCCAACTGCGCAGCACCGGGTGGGATTGGAGCAGTCTGAATTTAAGCGGTCGGAATTGGCGGTATGAGGATCTGCACGGCCTGTCCCTGAGCTACTCCGATCTCAGCGCCAACAACATGGCGGACACCGACCTCACCGGCACCGATCTCTCAAGCGCCAATCTCACCAATGCCAGTCTGTATGGCGCCAATCTCACCAACGCCAATTTCTCCGGCGCCAATCTCAACGGCGCCGACCTCCGCGCTTACTACGGCCAGACCAACGGCATCTCCGCCACCCAGCTCTACTACGCCGCGAGCTTCGTCGGTGCCAATCTCGCCTACACCAATCTCGCCAACGGCTATTTCAGCAATCGCAACTTCAGTTCGGCCGACCTCAACCACGTCAACTTTACCGGCGCCGACCTCAGCCGCTCCACCTTTGCCGGCGCCGACCTCACCGGCACCAATTTCACCAACGCCTCGCTCTTTCGCGCCAGCGTCACCACCTACCTCCTCACCAGCGCCGATTTCACCGGCGCCAATCTTTCCCAAGCCACACTCGGCGATGCCAACCGCACCGATGGTTTCATCTACAACGGCTTGCTGGCTCTCACCAGCGACACCACCACCCTTGCCTCCGCCGGCCGCGCGAGCCTCGGTTATCTCACGACTCTGAGCTACGGCTCCACCCTCTCCGCCGCCCACGGCATCGAGCTTCCCGCCTCTCGTCAGCTCACCGGGTCCGGCACCATCGCCACCCCCAACACCCTCGTCGACGCCTCCGTCATCGACGGCACCGTCCAGGGCTCCGCCTACGCCCCGTTGGTCTTCACCGGATATCTGCGCGGCGACGGCCTCTACAAGGGCTCCGTCACCTTCACCGGCACGCTCGCGCTCTCCGGCACCACCGACAACCTTCCTGGCTCCGCCAACGCCATCCGCCTCAACGGCGCGACGTTGTTCGCCTCCGCCAATGCCACCACCGCGCATCCCCTCGCCATCGACGACGCGGGCGCCTCCCTCGTCACCGCGGCGGACGCCACACTTACCCTCAGCGGCGTCATCTCCGGCGCGGGCGGACTCACCGTCAGCGGCTCCGGCACCACCGTCCTCGGCGGCAATAACTCCTATGCCGGCGGCACCACGCTCACCGGCGGCACGACCGAAATCGCCAGCGACACCGCCCTCGGACTCTCGTGGAACAGTTACGGCGCCGTGACGTTCGACGGCGGCACGCTCCACACGACCGCCAGTTTCACCAGCGCTCGCTCCCTTATCCTCGACACCGACGGCGGCACCTTCGACGTCGCCGCCGACACCACGCTCACTTGGAACGGCGGCATCGACGGCACCGGCTCGCTCACCAAAATCGGCACCGGCACACTCCTGCTCGGTGGCGCCGGCACCTACACCGGCGACACGTTCGTGGAGTTCGGCACCGTGCGCCTGATCGCGCCCGCCGCCTTCAACGAGCACACCACCATCCACGTTTCCCCCGGCGCCACGTTCGACACCAACGGCTACTCCGCCAGCGGCGGTGCCAGCGGCGGCGGCACGATCAACATCAGCGCCGGCGGCTTCACCCACAACGGCGCCGACGAGACATTCGCCGGCAGTTTCGTCGGATCGGGCGGACTGACCGTCGACGGCGCCGGCACCTTCGCGTTGACCGGCGAAAACACCTACACCGGCACCACCACCGTCAACCACGGCACCCTCGAACTCGCCGATGGCGGCTCGATTTCTCATCCCGACAGCGCCCTCACCCTCGGCACGCTCAGCGCCCACGATGGCACCGTGCGCATCGTGTCCGGCAGCCTCACGGCGGGTGGCGCTTACGCCAGCGTGATCGGCGCCGCCGGCACCGGCACCCTGATCGTCGACGGCCACTCCTCCGCCGCCACCTTTAACGGCGCCCTCACCTTGGGCGGCAGCCCCTCCGGCAACGGCTCGATCACCGTCAGCGATGGCGGCAGCGTTACGAGCGCCGGCACCACCATCGGCGAGCAAGGCCACGGCTCGCTCACCATCACTGGCGCCAACTCTCTGTGGTCCGATACGCACTCGACGATCGGTTACGGCGGCGCGGGCGAAATGACGGTCAGCGACGGCGGCACGTTTTCGGCCACCGGCCCGGTCTTCATCGGCGGTTGGCAGAGCAAAGGCACCGTGACGGTGACCGGAGCGCACTCCTTCTTTTCATCCGACACGCTCAACGTCGGCAGCTGGAGCGAAGGCTCCTTGGTGATCACCGACGGCGGCAGCGTCTCGACCACTGGCACCACCACGCTCGGCGAAAACAACAACGGCTCACTCACCGTCTCAGCCGGCGGTTCGTTCAGTTCGGCCCAGCTCGCGCTCGGTTCCCAGAGCGGCAGCAGCGGCGTGCTCAACATCGGCGCCCCCGTCGGTTCGCCCGCCGCCGCCGCCGGCACGGTCACGATCGGCTCCGTGATCGCGGGCGACGGCTCCAGCCTGCTCAATTTCAACCACACGGATGCGGCGTTTTCATTTTCCACCGCGCTCAACACCAATGTGCGCGTTGTGCAAAACGGCCCCGGCACCACGATCCTCACCGCCACCGGCTACTCCGACTATTTCTACTACGGGTCGCTGACGGTGAATGCCGGCACGTTGCGTTTGGAAAATTCACTGCGCTACAGCAGCGCCACGGTAAACGACGGCGGCACATTCGGCGGCAACGGCACCGTCTACCGCCTCACGGTCAATGCCGGCGGCACGGTCTCTCCCGGCGCCTCGCCCGGCACGCTCCATGCCGGCAACACCACGCTCGCCGGCGATTCCACCTTCCGTTTCGAAATCAACGACGCGAACGGCGAAGCCGGCACCAACTCGGATCTGCTCGCGATCACCGGCACGCTCACCTTCACCGCGACCATCGATCATCCGTTCAACTTCGAACTCGTCTCGCTCACCTCCGGCAACGCGCCGGGCCTGCTCGCCAATTTCAATCCCGCGCAGAACTACACCTATACCGTCGCCACGGCGACCGCCGGCATCCTCGGATTCAACGGCGACGCGATCTCCCTCGACCGCGCCAACTTCGCCAACGCCGCTTCCGGCACCTGGTCGCTCTCTCTCGGCAACGACAGTCACAATCTGAACCTCTCCTACACCGCCGCCGCGATCCCCGAGCCCAGCACCTACGCCGCCCTCCTCGGCGCGCTGACCCTCGCCCTCGCCGCCTGGCGCAAACGCCGCGCGCTGTAG
- a CDS encoding SDR family NAD(P)-dependent oxidoreductase, whose amino-acid sequence MKKLEDKIAVITGGSSGIGLATAQRFVEEGAHVVITGRREKELGEAAALIGGNVTTVVGDVSRLDDLDRLYAVVKEKHGHIDILFANAGAGTIAPLAAATEAHFDQTFDVNVKGLFFTVQKALPLFKDGGSIILNSSVSNVLGLPGFSTYAASKAAVRSFSRAWTLELKDRKIRVNAMSPGPIETPALETTTGLTLEQAEQAAAKFASQIPMGRRGKPEEIAAAVTFLASDESSFITGVDLAVDGGMAQV is encoded by the coding sequence ATGAAAAAACTTGAAGACAAGATTGCCGTCATCACGGGCGGAAGCAGCGGGATTGGCTTGGCCACGGCCCAGCGCTTCGTGGAAGAAGGTGCGCACGTCGTGATCACCGGGCGACGGGAGAAGGAGCTGGGGGAGGCCGCAGCCCTCATCGGCGGAAACGTTACGACGGTCGTGGGCGACGTGTCGCGCTTGGACGATCTGGACCGGCTCTATGCCGTCGTAAAAGAGAAGCATGGCCACATCGACATTCTCTTCGCGAACGCGGGCGCGGGAACAATCGCCCCGCTCGCCGCGGCGACCGAGGCCCATTTTGACCAGACCTTCGACGTGAATGTGAAGGGCCTGTTCTTTACTGTGCAAAAGGCCCTTCCCCTCTTCAAAGACGGCGGTTCGATTATCCTGAACTCTTCGGTCTCGAATGTGTTGGGACTGCCAGGGTTCAGCACCTACGCCGCGAGCAAGGCGGCAGTGCGCAGCTTCTCGCGCGCTTGGACTCTGGAGCTGAAAGACCGCAAAATCCGGGTGAATGCGATGAGCCCCGGACCCATCGAGACCCCGGCCTTGGAGACAACGACAGGCCTTACCCTCGAGCAGGCCGAGCAAGCGGCCGCCAAGTTTGCTTCACAGATTCCAATGGGTCGCAGGGGCAAACCGGAGGAAATCGCGGCCGCCGTCACGTTCCTCGCCTCCGATGAAAGTTCTTTCATCACCGGCGTGGACCTCGCCGTCGATGGAGGCATGGCGCAGGTCTGA
- a CDS encoding NADPH-dependent F420 reductase: MSYTIVGFGEIGQALARAFARKNIDVIVTSRRAPEALAPRARAIGPTVVAKSLRDALAADIIILAVPFAAHREVAKALPDWKGKTVIDAMNTLVPLEELDGLLSSVFVAKAFAGAKLVKGFNHLIAATLATDPVVEGGHRVVFLSSDDEEATAPVTALAKQLGFAPVELGKLNDGGALVHALGSTWGQLIFQDLYKKEP, from the coding sequence ATGAGCTATACAATTGTAGGATTCGGTGAGATAGGCCAGGCCCTCGCCCGTGCCTTCGCCCGTAAAAACATCGACGTGATCGTCACGAGCCGTCGGGCGCCCGAGGCGTTGGCGCCGCGGGCTCGGGCGATTGGCCCCACGGTCGTCGCCAAGTCGCTGCGGGATGCGCTCGCGGCCGACATCATCATCCTGGCGGTCCCGTTCGCGGCGCATCGCGAGGTCGCGAAGGCCCTGCCGGACTGGAAAGGCAAGACGGTCATCGACGCGATGAACACGTTGGTTCCCCTTGAGGAGCTGGACGGCCTCCTGTCGTCCGTGTTCGTCGCGAAGGCATTCGCCGGCGCCAAGCTCGTGAAAGGGTTCAATCATCTGATTGCAGCCACCCTGGCGACCGATCCGGTCGTCGAGGGCGGCCACCGGGTCGTCTTTTTGTCGAGCGACGACGAGGAGGCGACCGCTCCCGTGACGGCCTTGGCCAAGCAACTCGGCTTCGCGCCCGTCGAGCTGGGAAAGCTCAACGATGGTGGCGCACTGGTGCACGCCCTCGGCAGCACTTGGGGCCAGCTGATCTTCCAGGATTTGTACAAGAAGGAGCCGTAA
- a CDS encoding response regulator — protein MTTVALIEDDPAYRAGLERLVASSGRFTLVASFGSAEAALTELPALAPQIVLSDINLPGLPGPAAVLQLRTLCPATKCVVLTIFDDADHLFSALQAGAVGYLLKTSSPEEILAALDEAVAGGAPMSRPIARRVLASFARPIAPQSGGAGAAITRREEEILDQLARGLAYKEIAAALGISPATVKNHLGRIYEKLAVRSRTEAAVRWLGR, from the coding sequence GTGACGACTGTCGCCCTCATCGAAGACGACCCCGCCTACCGCGCCGGCTTGGAACGCCTCGTCGCCAGCAGCGGGCGATTCACCCTCGTGGCATCCTTCGGTTCGGCCGAAGCAGCGTTGACTGAGCTGCCCGCGCTCGCCCCGCAGATTGTCTTGTCCGACATCAATCTCCCCGGCCTGCCCGGCCCCGCCGCCGTGCTGCAATTGCGCACGCTCTGCCCCGCCACGAAGTGCGTGGTGCTGACGATCTTCGACGACGCGGATCATCTTTTCTCCGCGCTGCAGGCCGGCGCCGTCGGCTACCTGTTGAAAACGTCTTCGCCCGAGGAAATCCTCGCTGCGTTGGACGAAGCGGTCGCCGGCGGCGCGCCGATGTCGCGACCGATTGCGCGGCGCGTGCTCGCCTCTTTCGCCCGGCCCATCGCCCCGCAATCCGGCGGTGCCGGCGCCGCCATCACCCGGCGCGAGGAAGAAATTCTCGACCAACTCGCGCGTGGACTCGCGTATAAGGAAATCGCCGCCGCGCTCGGCATCAGCCCCGCCACTGTAAAAAACCATCTCGGGCGTATTTACGAAAAGCTCGCGGTGCGTTCGCGCACGGAAGCGGCTGTGCGCTGGCTCGGGCGTTGA
- a CDS encoding SDR family NAD(P)-dependent oxidoreductase: MKNNPNQSSARHGAFAQTGTETLADDTKGKVTGRLEGKVAVVTGGATGIGRAAAKRFIEEGAFVFIFGRRQEALDAAVADLGPNARAVKGSVSDPADLDRLYAAVKAERRTLDIVFANAGTGSLLALGKITAGHIDEIFDTNVKGTIFTVQKALPLMGRGGSVILTGSSAGATGAPAFSAYSASKAAVRNLARSWAEDLKGTGIRVNVLSPGPTATELAKAAIGEEGMKIFASMNPLQRMADPAEIGAAAAFLASSDSSFMTASELAVDGGLAQV; the protein is encoded by the coding sequence ATGAAAAATAATCCGAATCAATCGTCCGCCAGACATGGCGCATTCGCGCAAACGGGCACAGAGACACTGGCCGACGACACGAAAGGAAAAGTCACGGGAAGGCTTGAGGGCAAGGTTGCAGTCGTCACCGGTGGCGCTACCGGCATCGGCCGCGCCGCAGCGAAACGGTTCATCGAGGAGGGCGCCTTCGTCTTCATCTTCGGCCGCCGGCAGGAAGCGCTCGACGCCGCGGTGGCCGACCTGGGACCCAATGCCCGCGCGGTGAAGGGCTCGGTCTCCGATCCGGCCGACCTCGACCGACTCTACGCGGCGGTGAAGGCCGAGCGAAGAACCCTCGACATCGTCTTCGCCAATGCCGGGACGGGAAGCCTGCTGGCGCTTGGCAAGATCACCGCCGGACACATTGACGAAATCTTCGACACCAATGTGAAGGGGACGATCTTCACGGTCCAGAAGGCGCTGCCGCTGATGGGTCGGGGCGGCTCGGTCATCCTCACCGGATCGAGCGCCGGCGCCACGGGCGCGCCTGCATTCAGCGCCTACAGCGCAAGCAAGGCGGCGGTGCGCAATCTCGCGCGGTCCTGGGCGGAGGACCTGAAGGGCACCGGCATCCGGGTCAACGTGCTGTCGCCCGGGCCGACGGCGACCGAACTCGCGAAAGCGGCGATAGGCGAGGAAGGCATGAAGATCTTTGCCTCGATGAACCCGCTGCAACGCATGGCCGATCCGGCGGAGATCGGGGCGGCGGCGGCCTTTCTCGCGTCGTCGGACAGCAGCTTCATGACCGCCAGTGAGCTCGCCGTCGACGGAGGCCTCGCGCAGGTCTGA